In the genome of Synechococcus sp. UW179A, the window TGGGAGGCCACTCCATCGGGTAGATCTGGCGCTGAGGGAAGGGAATGGTGATGTTGTCTTTCTCGAAGCGCTTCCAAATCGCGCGACGAAGATCACTGCCCACGTTGAATGCATCGAGAGGGTCTGCAACCCAGAACGACACCTTGTACATGATTGAGGATTCTGCAAACTCCATCACAAATGCCGCTGGTGGTGGATATTTCTTCACTTTGGAATGCTCTGCAGCAATCTCCAGCAGGATGTCGATGATCTTGTCTGGGTCGTGTTGGTAGGCAGCGGCAACCAACAGGCTGTCGCGCCTTGAGGTTTCTGTTGCTGTGTAAGAGGCGGCCTCCTGGGTGAAGAAGTTCTGATTAGGAATCAGCAGTTCGGCGCCATCACGTCCTCGTCTTAGCTGTGTGGCGCGCAGACCCAGTTTTCGCACGGTGCATGGATCACCGTTGATCATCAGGATCTCTCCAGGTCGGACTGATCCTTCGAACAGCAGCCAGATGCTGCTGATGAAGTTGGAGATAATTTCCTTGGTGCCGAAACCAATCCCCACTGACAAGCCACCTGCGATTGCTACGAAGGCGTTTCCGTTAATGCCGATGTAATAGGCCACGCCGATAATGCCGATTCCGATCACGCTGTAGCGGAATAGCAACTCAAGGCCGCGTTGATTGCGTTTCTGCACTCCGAAGATCACACCGCTAAGCCAGGCCATCAGTGCCGCCGGCCTGGAGGCAATGGTCACGATGAGGTAGATCGCCACGATGGCGGTGTACATCTTGCCGAGAGTGATCTCAACTCCAAAGAGATTGGCAACTCCAATCCTCGAAAGGTTTTCCCGACTACCCAGCAGGCTTAGCAGCGACAACGTGGCTGTGAACACATAGATGGGTTTGAACAGGGTGGTCTCCACTTCTCCGATCGGGAAGCGGGGATTGGTTTTTTCCACCAATGTTTTCAAGGGCGTGAACAGATTCCAGCCCAGCCAGAGCAGTCCGAAGTAACGCAGCAGACCGTAGGGAACCTGGATCAGTGCGAAGACCCCTGCCATCAGCAGCACCACGGCGGGTCCCAGCAAGACGCGGATTGAATCGGGCAAGCGTTGATGCAGGCCTGCTCGGTTGAGCAGGCGCTGGAGGCGTTGGTTGCGCTTGAGAAGGATGCTGCGAGTGCGCGCAATCAGAAGCACGATCAACACCAATATCAATTGGATGAGAACAGGCCAGCGCTGCACAAATGACAGCCAGCTGAGCATCTCAACCAGGATGTCTCCAGGCGCCACCGTGATCAGCAGATCGGAGAGGGTGGTAGTCATGAGGATTGGCTCAAAACGGTCTGCAGTCGCTCAGCTGCCTTGGCGGGAGTTTTCGCCCCAAAGATCACATCATTGAGGACCTGTTGGATGGCTCGAGCGAGTTTTGGCTGGGCATCGATGGCACCAACAATTTCGTCGCCAATTTGAATTTCTTCCTTGCCTTTGAATAAGTAGAGGTTCTCGATTCCAGGGATTTGGCGGTTGATAATCGTGGCGGCTGCGGGATTCACTGGGTAGTTGGTGCGGTAGCGCAGTGACCAGGTCTTCTGCGCCCATGGTTGAACGATGAACTGCATCAGTTCTTCGGCGGTTTCCCGCTGGCGCGTACTGGAGTTGCGGCCCAGTCCCCACACCTGGAGTTTGGTGATGGGCATGGCAGGGGCTGCGGGTCCAGCCGGCAATGAGGCAACGCCGAGATTGTCTTTCAAGGCTTCTCTCAGTTGGGGTAACTGTGAGGTCCAGCAGCTGATCCAGTGGAGTTTTCCACCAATCAGCTGCTTGCGCAGTGTGGCCTGATCCCTCCAGAACATCACGTTCTGCTGATAGCTGGCGTCCCGCAGCCAGCTCAGCCAGCTGACCAATCGCTGGGTTTGTTGTGCAGTGGGTTGTTTGCCGCGCAGGGAATTCACCAGTGCGCCGCCGGCCTTGAATCCGCTCATGCTCCAATAGAGGTCTTCAAAGTTCTGGGTGATGCCAAACACCTGCCCTGCGCTGCTCTGTTTGGACATGAGTGCCAGCGTTGCTGGCGGCTCCTTGAGTTTGCGTTTGTCGTAACAGGCGAGCTGGATGTACTGGGAGACCGGAAGACCTGTGATTTCTCCACGAGAATTGGTGACGCGTTGCAGCAGGCCTGGTGCGATGGCGTTGCGTTGCTCTGGCGTGATGGGCACTGGGTCCAGCAGATTTGCGACGGAGAGTTCCTGGATTACGCGGGCATCGCCCATCACAAGATCCGGCCCAAGTCCGCTGAAGGTCTGGCGTTCCAGTTCAGATTCAACCGCCGCTTCTGAATAGAGAGCGGGTTGGATGCGCAGCCCTGGAACTACATCCCAAAGATTGTTTTGAAAACTGCGCAGACGCTGACGGTCCCTGGAACTGTCAGCTGGGGTGACTTTTTCATTGGTCGGCAGGATGCGGGCCACACGCAGCAATTTGATCGGGGTTCGACCGTTGCTGCTGCAGGCGCTCAGCAGCCCAGCTGTGCAGAGAAGACCAACTAGCAGCAGGCCATGACGGACTGGTGGTCCTGAGAGGGGAAGGGTCATGAGCCGTTCATTTCACCGGTCGGTTTCGGATTAAACGGGGTGGAATTGCTTCAGCCGGCCAGAAACTCATCAATCAGTTGACTGGTATCTCGCTCATTACCACGACGCTAGAGCCTGATAAGGATTTGGTCAGGGTTCTGATCTCATCAGCGGCCTATCTCTCGCTGTTGCAGTTGCGTTGTTGTTGTGGTCCATGGAACGGTGATGGCACCGATGGATGAAGGATGGACGCGATTGCTCATCTGATTGACACCGAAGCGGTGTTGGCATGGCTGGAGTCGCCCATAGGAGTCCTGCTGTTTGTGCCCCTTTACGCCATCTGGGTGACCCTGCTGCTGCCAGGGATCTGGGCTTCGATGCTGGCTGGTGCACTGTATGGACCCTGGTGGGGCAGCCTAATCGTGTTTGCCGGGGCAACCCTTGGCGCCGAGGCCGCGTTTCTGCTGGGCAGGCACTGGCTCAGGGGTTGGGCGCAGCAGCGTCTTAGCCGTTTTCCCAAGCTGCTGGCGATTGAGAAGGCCGTTAGTCGGGAGGGGTTTCGCTTGGTGTTGCTGACGCGTCTCTCACCAGCCTTCCCGTTCTCTTTGCTGAACCTGGCCTATGGACTGAGTGAGGTGAGTCTGCGGGATTACAACTTCGGCTTGATTGGGATCATTCCTGGAACGATTTTGTTCTGCGCTCTGGGTGCTCTGGCCGGCAGTGCTGCCAGATTTGGCGAAGTGTTGGCCGGAGAGACCTCCGCGCAGGCCTGGGTGCTTCGGGTCGTAGGAGTGCTGGCCACGGTGGGAGTGGTCTGGCTGGTGGGACGTTCCGCGCGCAAAGCCCTACAGGAAGCAGGCGCTGATGCTCAGGATTCTGAGCTCTGATCAGGATTAGGCAGGCGCCAGTCACGCGCAGCGGCGATCACAACAAACCAACCCAGCCTGGCTTTGGCTGTGAAGCCACTGCGGTTGCTGAGATCGGCATATTTGGCCCGACCGCACTCCGTTTTGATCCATCTGAAGATGGGCGGTTGATCTCTCTCTTGGTTGTTCATTGCGAAGCCGGAAGTGCTGAGGTGTCGCTGAATTTGTTGATCTGATTGGGAATCACGCTGATCGTGATCTTGATGTCATCAAGCTGGAATTCCTGTTTCGCATTGCTCATAAGGGTCTCGGAGATCTCATTGGCCAGGTCTTCGTTGAGAACCCCCCTCGGTGCGCTCAAGACAAGATCCACGCTGGCCTTGTTGTTGAGCACCCGAACATTGCTGAACAGCAGTCGCACCCTTTGCCACAAATAGGCGTTCTTGCTGGTGATCTTGAGCTGATTGACCTGACCTGCCTTAAAGGTGTCGAACCTGCTGACGATCTTCTGCTTGACATTGAAGTCATGCAGAGCCGAAGACAGGGGAATGCACAACAGTCCCAGCAGAGCCAGCCATAACAGCAGATTGCGCCAGCACTGAACGACGCTGCCGTAACGCTGCACGAGGAAGATGAAAAGGCTTGCCACCGTGATCCCAATCAGATTGACCAGAAACAGCAAGAAGGAGCCTTCGGAGATCTGATTGGTGATGCCGGCCACCGTGCCGCGACCAAATACGGCCACCACCTCATTACCCATGCTCAGGCCGATGCCACAGACGCACAGTGGTGGAACCAGAGCCACCGCGATGGCGACGCCGGCCAGGGAATTGGACAGCCGTTCGCGGGTCATGCTGAAGGATCCGGCGACAGCGGCCGCCACCGCCACTCCCAGATCAATCAGATTGGGCGCTGTGCGAGACGTCATCTCGCGATT includes:
- a CDS encoding mechanosensitive ion channel family protein; this encodes MTTTLSDLLITVAPGDILVEMLSWLSFVQRWPVLIQLILVLIVLLIARTRSILLKRNQRLQRLLNRAGLHQRLPDSIRVLLGPAVVLLMAGVFALIQVPYGLLRYFGLLWLGWNLFTPLKTLVEKTNPRFPIGEVETTLFKPIYVFTATLSLLSLLGSRENLSRIGVANLFGVEITLGKMYTAIVAIYLIVTIASRPAALMAWLSGVIFGVQKRNQRGLELLFRYSVIGIGIIGVAYYIGINGNAFVAIAGGLSVGIGFGTKEIISNFISSIWLLFEGSVRPGEILMINGDPCTVRKLGLRATQLRRGRDGAELLIPNQNFFTQEAASYTATETSRRDSLLVAAAYQHDPDKIIDILLEIAAEHSKVKKYPPPAAFVMEFAESSIMYKVSFWVADPLDAFNVGSDLRRAIWKRFEKDNITIPFPQRQIYPMEWPPSTGKSLTPQLQAEQVIEPGATDHMS
- a CDS encoding extracellular solute-binding protein, whose amino-acid sequence is MTLPLSGPPVRHGLLLVGLLCTAGLLSACSSNGRTPIKLLRVARILPTNEKVTPADSSRDRQRLRSFQNNLWDVVPGLRIQPALYSEAAVESELERQTFSGLGPDLVMGDARVIQELSVANLLDPVPITPEQRNAIAPGLLQRVTNSRGEITGLPVSQYIQLACYDKRKLKEPPATLALMSKQSSAGQVFGITQNFEDLYWSMSGFKAGGALVNSLRGKQPTAQQTQRLVSWLSWLRDASYQQNVMFWRDQATLRKQLIGGKLHWISCWTSQLPQLREALKDNLGVASLPAGPAAPAMPITKLQVWGLGRNSSTRQRETAEELMQFIVQPWAQKTWSLRYRTNYPVNPAAATIINRQIPGIENLYLFKGKEEIQIGDEIVGAIDAQPKLARAIQQVLNDVIFGAKTPAKAAERLQTVLSQSS
- a CDS encoding TVP38/TMEM64 family protein, with translation MDAIAHLIDTEAVLAWLESPIGVLLFVPLYAIWVTLLLPGIWASMLAGALYGPWWGSLIVFAGATLGAEAAFLLGRHWLRGWAQQRLSRFPKLLAIEKAVSREGFRLVLLTRLSPAFPFSLLNLAYGLSEVSLRDYNFGLIGIIPGTILFCALGALAGSAARFGEVLAGETSAQAWVLRVVGVLATVGVVWLVGRSARKALQEAGADAQDSEL
- a CDS encoding TIGR00341 family protein, with product MDSASPLRSVLNNLSGEWQINLENRIPRKELYQARIASSKPSLGFFVLLLCAAVIATLGLISNSPAVVIGAMIVAPLMDPILSLAFALSISNNKLAKRSLLTVVIGVITVVATAALLASLLDVSEVNREMTSRTAPNLIDLGVAVAAAVAGSFSMTRERLSNSLAGVAIAVALVPPLCVCGIGLSMGNEVVAVFGRGTVAGITNQISEGSFLLFLVNLIGITVASLFIFLVQRYGSVVQCWRNLLLWLALLGLLCIPLSSALHDFNVKQKIVSRFDTFKAGQVNQLKITSKNAYLWQRVRLLFSNVRVLNNKASVDLVLSAPRGVLNEDLANEISETLMSNAKQEFQLDDIKITISVIPNQINKFSDTSALPASQ